The following nucleotide sequence is from Aspergillus luchuensis IFO 4308 DNA, chromosome 1, nearly complete sequence.
TGGGATCAGATCCGTGAACGGGAAGAGGGCAAACGCATGCGCCGCTTGATCAAGAAGATCCATGATGACGGCAGTTATGATACCGAAATTTCTATTCAGAAGCGGCGCGATTCTCACCCGATAAGCGCCCACGATGGCGCGCCTGACGCTTCGCCGAAATTGACTTACGAGCCCAGGTCCGCGGGCCCAACAGGGAATCTCACAAACAGCCCTAATCTCAAGGCCCCACAGCCCGCATATGGACAAAGACAGAGCGTTCAGATGCGTTCTTTTACAACACCCATACCCACCACCCATGATCATGCGTCTTCCGAGCTTGCTCCGAGCGAAGCTAATACAATGTGGTCCCGATCGGACTATTCGCGAGCTGTTTTGTCTAGCATTGGCGGCGAGCATCACAGGCAGAGCCCTTCGATGTCCAGCGATGGCGGAACATTTCTGATACCTATTAGATCTTATGAGGACAGTCCCAAGAGCGGCAGTCCAGCAGCGCAGCATGCTACTCTTGCACACACAGGCCCCTCGTCATCCACGGGAGATCTAGGCGTCAAGTTCGAGCACTCACGCGGCAACAGTTCGGATTCGACGACTGGTCGCCGGTATTATGAATCCATCAGGCAAGACGGCGGGATCCGTCCTTCGCCCCAGGAGTCAAGCAACCGTCATTCTGGTGGAGAAACCCCGTCTTCATACCCCAAAGACCACCGTAATGGGCTGCTGGGCTTCTTCAAGAAACGTTCCAAGGCAGGCGATTCCAACCACCCGTCTCCAGAGGAGCCTTTTTTGGAGTCTCCCACCAGTCCAGTGAACATGCGCCAGAACAGCTCGCAGCTGCCTTATAATAGGCCAAATTTCAGCACCAGTGAGTTGTCGCTGGGCGGCGAGCGgccgtcgtcttcatccatgtCGGACCATGAACGATTGGCGTTGCGAGGTAACAAGCCAATGCAAAAGAGCAAAAAGTGGACTTTTGTGACTCTGGACGGATGGAACTATCGCTTGGTCGACATAACCGAGATGGACTCTGTGGAGACACTGCGTTCTGCCATTTGTCAAAGCCTTGGAATCGCTGATTGGACTGGGGCGCAGATCTTCATGACAGAGCCCGGGCAGACTGAACACGATGAGCCGTTGAATGACACTAGCCTGGCTTTGTGTCGGCGGACCAAGTCAGACACGGTTGGCTCATTGAAGCTGTTTGTACGAGGGCCCCATATGCAACTGGGTGTGAATAGCTCCACTCACTACGGCTTGGGGCTTTCGATCCCAGAGAAGGGCACAGCCTCACCCACGTCTGCTCACCAGTTGCATAGAAAGCCgcttgatgatgaagctcTCAGCAGGATATCTCCTCATAACCCAGCCAAGCCCACGTCTCCTCAAGTGTCTTCACGGCAGCAGCTCAAAGCTCCCAGTTCCAAGCTACCGCCAGCCTCGCAACCATCAATCACAACGTCCCCAGTCGATGGTGGCGCCGAAGCAGGACTGCCGACTGATGCCGAGAAGGCAGACTTGTTAGCTCGTCACGAAGAACATATGCGTGAGGTCGAGCGGAAACAGAGGGCCTATCGCATCTCAAAGGTCCCCCCGATGCCACAGCCGAGAAAAGATGTCTATGGCGAAACTGGTTACAGGCGTGAAGGTGTCATTGATTTTGATCAACCTCGGACGTCTCCTTACGAAGACAAGAAGTCTGAGCCGCTCGTGCCCCTTCGCAAGCCTCCCACTGCGCCTCACGAGTCAAGTACACTGACTAAAGTCAACTCActaaggaagaaggatgttgaGCGGCCCCGCATACAGACTACCGCACAACCACATGGTACTCATGGTCTCGGTGCGGTATTGGCTAGTGTTGGTAGGATGACCAGCGCCATTGGAACCCCGTCTCCATCAGTTCCCACGCCACCTGCTGCCAGTCAGGAGTTCAAAGGACCGCAATCATCGGAGCAAGATAACCAAACAACGCCGACAGTGCATTCGAGCCAGTCTCCGGCACAACCTGGTTCTGCGACTCCTCAGGAACCAAAACCGACTCTGCAGTCTCGCAAGTCATTTGGACCCGAATTTGACTTTGAGGAGACCAAGGTCTCATTCCAAGGGTCACCGGTGCCACAGCAGCCCCAGGAAGACTCCGACGAGGACTCCGATGATGGTCTTTTTGCCATTCCCATCGCGAGTACCAAGACCCCGGTTAAAGAGAACCCGCCTGTGTCCGTCTCGCCCGAGTCGCAAAGGCGAGCCGGGAAACCGTCTCTCACACTGAACACTGAAAACAGGCTACGGAAAGGATTATCCGTTAGCTTCAGGTCCCCAAGTGCTACCCGCGAAACGTTCGCCAGTTCAAGCGGGGAATCGGGCAACAGGAACCCGTCCTTCCTTGACATGAGTGCTTcgccggaggaagagaagccaCCCCGCAGGGATTCCTTTGCCCAAGGAGACCTGTGGGCAAGCAGACCTCCAGTCGAGGGCGTTATTGATCACctcgatgacttcttcccGGACATTGACCTCGATACCCCTTACCTTGACGGGCAGGGCATGtcacccccttcatccccggCATCTAAGGTTGCAACCGACAACGACATAATTCCCAAGGATAAACCAGAAGCTGTATCACACCCCACACCACATACACCTGCGCCGCCAAGCGAAAATACCCTTGGCTCCAGCGAGCCAACCATCAAGCCTCAGGATCCAGGAGTCGTTGCTCGGCGGAACGTCAGTCGCTCTGGCGGTGGACTCACACGCATGAAATCGATTCGAGAAGTAGCAAAAGGTGCCAATCAAGCTAGTAGGAATCGGAGTGTGACGGCCAATACCGGCAACCAAAGATCCGGTGATATTTTGCGTCGCAAGAGCACGAAGATGTTCGGCGCCAAGATTATGCAAATCAGTCCGAAGCGTGGAAGCCGACTTAGCCAGCTGGACCCTATTCCCCAGAACCAGGCGCCTGCGGGCAATATCCCTCAAAGACAGCCCACTTTCCGCATCATCCGTGGTCAGCTCATCGGCAAGGGAACTTATGGCCGCGTATACCTTGGCATGAACGCTGACAATGGTGAGGTCTTGGCTGTGAAGCAAGTGGAGGTCAATCCTCGGATTGCCGGAACAGACAAGGACCGCATCAAGGAGATGGTCGCAGCGATGGACCAGGAAATTGATACCATGCAACATCTCGAGCATCCTAACATTGTGCAGTACCTCGGTTGCGAGCGAGGCGAGTTCTCCATCTCAATCTACCTCGAATATATTTCTGGTGGCTCTATCGGCAGTTGTCTTCGCAAGCATGGCAAGTTTGAGGAGAGCGTGGTCAAGTCTCTGACGCATCAGACCCTGAGCGGGCTGGCCTATCTTCACAACCAGGGAATTCTCCATCGCGACCTGAAAGCCGACAATATTCTCCTGGATCTGGACGGAACATGCAAGATCTCCGACTTCGGAATTTCCAAGAAGACAGACAACATCTACGGAAACGATTCGACCAACTCCATGCAGGGCTCGGTCTTTTGGATGGCGCCCGAGGTCATCCAGTCCCAAGGACAAGGGTACAGCGCCAAGGTAGACATTTGGTCTCTCGGATGTGTGGTGTTGGAGATGTTTGCTGGACGCCGGCCGTGGAGCAAGGAAGAAGCTATCGGCGCAATCTTCAAGCTGGGTAGTTTGAGTCAAGCCCCTCCGATCCCTGAAGATGTTTCCATGAACATCACACCAGCAGCGCTCGCCTTTATGTACGACTGCTTCACAGTGTAAGTGACATTGCCTTCTAGAGCCCTTTCCCGCCAGACTGACATGTTATAGGGACTCGCGTGATCGGCCAACTGCTGAGACTCTCCTAACCCATCCCTTCTGCGAACCCGACCCGAAGTACAATTTCTTGGATACCGAGCTCTACGCCAAAATCCGCCACGTCCTGTAAAGCCCTGTTCAGTGTTATCATATTTCCAAgcatctctctcttccagcgTTTCGACTATGCATTTTGTTTTCCTCTCCCCTGCATCATACCCAAATCTGCAGCATTTCGCATTCGGTGTGGCATAGTTTGTTTGACGGAATCCGGCTGGGTGAGCTTAATTGTTTGAATAAGATTCTGGATATGCCTGGTCTCTTCTTGGTTGAGACATAATCACAGAAAAAAGTGTCTTGTCCCGTTTCGTCTTCAAAACACTGTATATACATTTGAAttcaagaaaataagaatactaatatctactagtactaccacTGTACAAGAATTAAAGTCCATACTATCAAGACCTTacactcccacccccactcaaactcccctcctcatcatcctcatccctctccaacccaacAAACCCCACCCTAAACACCCCCTCACACCACTCCGCAAAAGTATCCACATCCcaaacctcatcctccctccccttccccttcttacTCACAaaattccccctcctcctctccgcatCAACATACATCTCCCAAAACTCCTCATAAATCTGAATGACCCGATCCTGCACCGCCCCCACCAGCGTCTCCCTCATCCGTCCATCATCCAAATACTCCCCTAACACCTTCCTCAAACTCGCCACCTCCCTCTCTACATTCCCGCACAATGTATCCATCAAGCCCCCAGCAGAGGGAAGATTTCCAGAGGATGTCCTAGCCGGCAACGACGCCGTCATCTTCCCCGCCGCAATCTCATTAATGAATTCGTTGATCACGGTACGGAGCCGTCCATCCAGTTCGACCTTCGCGTCGAGCATGTTCTCCACGACACGGGGGAGGAGGCCATGGCCGACGAGTTTGAATAGGTTTCGTGGGTTGAAGAGACCTCCGCGTGAGCGCAGCTCGTAGAATGTGGAGGTCATGGCGGAGAAGTCGAGGGTGGTTTCGGGCGTGGTGTATTCGATGTCGAAGGCGACGATTTGTTGTTTGAGGATTAGGAGgtggctgaggaggaagaggtgcgCGTCGGTAGTGGTGGTTTTTGTGCGCAGGAGGGTGCTGGCGCTGTGTAGGGAGGTCGTGGTTTGGTGCACGATTTGGTGGGCGAGGTCGTCGAAGACGGTGGACTGGTTTGTTTGTATGTTAGTTTgtatgttggttggttgtggGGGAGGATAGGGGTGGGATGTACGTTGACAAGACGGTAGATTCGGCTTAGGAGCCAGATGGCTTTGCGGAGGGTTGGGTACCAGCCGCTTTGGTcttgggttgttggggacTCGAGGTCCCATTTTGTAGcggcggtggtagtggtgtcTTCGGGGTTCGTTGATGAAGGGTCGCTGTCGTTGctgggtttggttgttgATTTGGGTCGGGTTGGGAGTGTCGTTGTGGTGGGAGTGTCTGTGGAGGTGATCTTGCGGCCGCTGATTTGGCCTTCGGtgacggagatggagaattgTTTGTTGCGAGCTGGGTAGTCGAGGTCTTCGGGGCGAGGTTTGTAGCGCTCGATCTCGTCGCGGAGGAAGGCTTGCGCGCGGAAGACGAGGCGGGTTTGGACGTCTTCGAGGGCGGGTTGGATCAGCGCTGGGAAGTCGAGCTGGTTGGCGTCGACTTGTTGCTCGATATCCTCGTCTTGGTCGAGCAGGTATCGGGTTTGCAGGAGGGTGCAGAGCTGGCAGAGCTTGACGATCTTGTCTTCGTGGATGATGCGCGGTCTAAGGTGGTCGTAGAGCGGTTCGCAGATTGTTTCTAGGAAGTCGTAGAGTCCGCCGTGGCCGTGGAACCATTCGCCCCATAGTTCGAACTCGTCGAGGCATACGCCGCGGATGTAGCTGATGCTGGCGCGGGCGAAGGAGACGAGGTCCTGGGAAGATGTTGGAGACTGCGCGAGGTCGTTGAGGTTCTTGTAGACGAGGGGGATGATCAATTTCCCGCGCGTGGCTGCGTAGTTCGCATGAAGCTCGTTCAGCAAGCTCTGGTATTCGGCTTCGGTGCCCTGGTCGGGGTCTAGAGGCGGGACGGCTCGCTTCTGGATCTCGAGTCCGATCTGTTTCAGTTCCGGCGCGCCGACTCTGAATTTGGCGTAGAGCAGCGTGGACATGGTTGTGTCATTGAGCTGCTTATCTGCAATCTTCTTCGACGCATCGGCGTATACATCGCGGAGGGAGGACACAAAGTGGGTTCTGATCAAGGTGAGGGCACGGGTCATGAGTAAACGGTACCTGGAGCGGTATACACCAGCTTCCTTTTGATCGGGCTGCGAAATAGGGCCCATTAGCTAGAAAGCGATAGATATGGTGATGTATACTGACATGTGTCTCCATGTAATCCAGGCATTCGTCGAGACGCCGTAGCATATCCGAGAATTCCTTCCCACGGACTGTATTACCAGCCCCAGGAGCATTCAGTCTCCTCGACGCAGGATCCAGAAAGTCATAATACTGGAGGTTCTCTTGAATATCCTCCGCCAAATCCGAGTCATGCTTCTGCGCAGAGAGCAGCCCCTCACATTGTTTCCGGAATTGGGAGGTCTGCGATTCCACGGCTCTAAAGTCGTTCGAGAGGCTAGTCAAAAGATCGAGGGTCGACGATGTATCGGTCAACAAGGAATCGAGATGGGACTTGGACATTTGAAGCTCCTGGAGGCAAGCTCTAAGAACAATTGATGTCAGCATAGACCAGGGGCTCTGTGGGGGGTAGACCGCGGATGGGCGTACTGGTACTCATCGTAGCTAGCCTCCAGCAGGCTCTCCTCTACCTCATTGTACCATTGTGCAAACTCCAGCTCGTTGCGAATATCGGTAACCGAGTCCACATCATCCGGAATTGTCTCGAGTTGGGTGGCCTCTTTGACCTTCTGTTCCAGAGCCCGACCCGACGGGGCAGTTTGGCGTCGACTTCGCTGTCCTGCAGCTTGTTGGCGCATTGTGGGGTGATTCTTCAGTGTTCAAAAGATGTTCCTTATAGCCTCTGCATCAAAGCCCCCATAAAAACAAGGTAAACAATCCCTATCAAACCCAGAGCCCAGGCGCAGGGAAAGACAGAGGAGCAATGAATCCGGCGTGGCTTCAATGCGCTATTCTGCCGGGGTCTTCCGCCTACGCGACTTGACGCAACATCCAGCTGATGTTTTGCCTCTTTCTCATTGATCGATCAAGATCCGCTCAGGAATAAACAAGAATATTGGAATTTAACTTCAGTCTCGGCGTGCGAAACCATTAAGCACTGCCAAACATCATGTGGACTCATCGGGGGCGGCAATCGGTGACCACCGTCGTCACCAACTCTTCACGTCGCCTTGTGAGAAACAACCGATCTATCGCCACGCCCTGGCGCAGATCTTATGCCAGCAGTAACAAGGGACCGGAGCCATCGGTTAACTCGAACTGGCTCCGGAACTCTTTGGGCGTGGCGGGAGCAGGCACTGCTGCCGTTTTCATTTACGAATATGCTACATCCAACCCGAGCCAGATTGAGAAGCCAGTGGAGAAGGTGAAAGACCTCGCTAAATCCGCTGAGGAATTGAGCTCGCAGTACATACAGCACAAGCGGAGTGTTAAGAGTCCCGGTGTCTATGTCTGGGGCAATAACGCCTATCGTGTGGTTGATCCGGAATCCAAGGAGTCCGTGGTGAAGACTCCCCGGAAATTTGCTTACTTTGAAGGTCAAGTGCTCAGAGACCTCAAGCTCGGAGAGAGGTCCGGCGCAGCCATTACGGAGAATGGCGACCTGGTCCAATGGGGCAAGGGCTACTCAGAGACTGAATTCAAGCCCACAAAGACTCTTACCGGCAAGAATCTAGCTTCGTTATGCATGTCCAACGATCGAATCCTCGCGTTGTCCTCGGACGGCAATGTCTACTCACTACCCATTGCCAAGGAGGACCAACTGGGTGGCCGCAAGACTAAGGAAGGGTCATGGGTGCCTTTCCGGTCGGGAACATCCAGTATTAGCTACCGCTTGCTGCAGCCGACATTGAAGCTGGGCGAGCGTGTAACCGCTCTCGCCAGCGGACTCGACCATGCTCTACTCTTGACCAGCTCCGGCCGGGTATTCTCCGTTGCTGCTTCCACTGAGAATTACCCTTCCTTTGGACAGCTCGGTATTCCCGGCTTGACCTGGGCTACTCGCCCCAAGGGGCCGGTGGATGCCCTTCACGAGATTACTGCGCTCAAGGGCTCCAAGATCGTCCAGATTGCTGCGGGCGATTACCACTCGCTTGCTCTTGACAAGGACGGCAATGTGTTCGCTTTTGGCGACAACTCTTTCGGACAGTTGGCGATGGAGTTCAACCCGTCCTCGCCTTTCTGCGACACCCCGACTCTGGTGCCCATCAGGAACCTCTACCGCGGTCCCTGGTTGCCCAAGGTCACTCGGGTCGCGGCCGGAGGTGCCAACAGCTTCTTCACCGTGGATGCGCAGCGCATACTCAGCTCCAAGGAGGACCCTGCCACCCTCCGTGACTTGGGGCGCATCACTGCGGATACCTGGGCTTGCGGACGCGGCATCTGGGGAGCTCTGGGTACCGGCAAATGGACCCACGTACAGGATTCGCTCGCCAAGGTGAAGGCACTGAGTGGTCTTTCCGAATTCGATGAGAAGACCAACCGCCTGACGCCCATCCGCATCCATGATCTCTCAGTCGGCACGACACATGTCTCCGCGGTCATGAACAACAGTACCCATGTGGATTCAGCTCCCTCCAGCACCTTGAACGATACTCGTGACTGGGGATACGATGCGCTCTGGTGGGGAGGCAACGAGCACTTCCAGCTGGGCACAGGCAAGCGCAGTAACCTGTCCAAGCCGAACTACATCCACGCCCCGCCGGAGGAAGCAGACGAGCAGCAGGAAGCACGCCTCCAGATCATGCCTCGTCATAAGGGCAAGGTTGACCGTCGCACGGTGAGCATGGAGCAGCGCGTGGTATGTGGACGACACATCTCTGCCATCTATTCTTCCGTATAATTTGatccccttctttttccatgTATAATGAACCATAATTGGTGCTATGACCATGTATATTAGCTATATCTTCTGGGCGCGTTATGAGGTGATTGGGGTTGAAAAAGTCGTGATCAGGGCATGTAATACCAACCTATCAGCACACAGCTGGAATTCAATGCAAATCCCATACGCTACATAGTACTAGGGTCTTTTGTCTGGAAGCGTGAATGGTTCCTCAACGGCCATCAGTGCCGGATCTCCACCAAAGACTGGGTCATGATGGCGAATACCCGGAAAATGTCATCACTTCAGTGGATCCTCTCGTCTTCCGCCTGCCCTTCCGATTGACTTTTGACAGCCACAATGGCTGCTCCATGagctgctttttctttgcaaTTCCTTGAGGTTTTCCCTTCAATATCGTTGTCGCATCGCCGCATATAGTCTCTCTCCTTTGTCCACCCCTGAATATTCTCTTGTATATCCACCgattcctcctcatctcctccaatcTCTCACCCCGCATCCATGGCTTCTGCCCCGCCGGCCAGTCGCGCCGATGAAGTACAAAATGTGAGTCATGCTCTTTTTTCACTCCTGACGAGCTGGCGCATATTCCTCAACCCTAGCTCCTGTCTCTATGAGCCACTGGCATCATCCTATCCTCCAATTCGCACCATACTGACCGCATTGACTGCTCTACAGCTTCTGAAAGCCGTCGAGGATCTCCTGATTCCGTTCATCCGAAGCGCCGATGAGGACCCTTTAGCCCAGCAATCGCTGCACAACGGCACCAATGGCGACTCCAAGCCTCGAGGCACGGCCCTCGTCGAACACAAGAAGCCCGAAGAGCTGCAGAAGCTCCTCCAATTAGACTTGCCCGACCAAGGAACCGGACAAGACGGACTCATCGAAGTCCTGCGCAAGGTTCTGCGCTACTCGGTCAACACATGGCACCAGGGATTCCTCGACAAGCTTTATGCATCAACCAACGCCCCCGGCGTAGCGTCGGAGCTTATCCTGGCGGCGCTCAACACCAACGTCCACGTCTACCAGGTCTCCCCAGCCCTGACCGTCATTGAGAAACACACCGGCAAGCAACTCGCCTCTCTCTTCGGCCTCAATGGCCCCCGCGCCGGAGGCATCTCCGTCCAAGGAGGCTCcgcctccaacaccacctcGATCGTGATCGCGCGCAACAACCTCTACCCCAGCACCAAGAAAGACGGCAATGGCAACTACCGCTTCGTGCTCTTCACCAGCGCCCACGGCCACTACAGCATCGAAAAGGCCGCCCAAATGCTCGGCCTCGGCAGCTCCTCCGTCTGGGCCGTCCCCATCGACAAACAAGGCCGCATGATCCCCTCGGAGCTCGAAGCCCTCGTCCAAAAGGCCCTCGCCGAGAACCGCACCCCCTTCTACGTCAACGCCACCGCCGGCACCACCGTCCTGGGCTCCTTCGACCCCTTCCACGAAATTGCCGCCATCTGCAAGAAATACAACCTGTGGTTCCACGTCGACGGCTCCTGGGGAGgttccttcatcttctcctcctcccaacgCGCCAAACTCTCCGGTGCCGAAAAAGCAGACAGCATCGCCATCAACCCCCACAAAATGCTCGGCGTCCCCGTCACCtgctccttcctcctcgccgccgACATCCGTCGCTTCCATCTCgccaacaccctccccgccGGCTACCTCTTCCACAACGACGACACCGCCGCTGCCGCACCAGACTCCCTCAACGGCGAGACCGAACTCGTCGTCGACTCCCCCGAGGTCTGGGACCTCGCAGACCTCACCCTCCAATGCGGCCGTCGCGCAGACTCCCTCAAGCTCTTCCTCAGCTGGACCTACTACGGCACGGCCGGGTACGAGCAACAAATCGACTCCGCCTGCGCCGTAGCAGCGCACCTCGCTACGCTGGTCGAACAGAACCCCAACTTCGTCCTCGTCAGCGAGAACCCGCCGCCATGTCTGCAGGTGTGCTTCCATTATGCGCCGAACCGTGCGTACGTGCATCCCCGCGGACTGGTCTCGAATGAGACGGAGCGCGGGAAGGCGAATAGTAAGGTCACGGAGCAGATCACGCATGCGATTGTGGGCAAGGGGTTCATGGTGGATTTTGCTCCGCCGagtggggatgaggatgctgttGGGAATGGGAAGTTCTTCCGGTGTGTGGTGAATGTTCAGACGACGAGGGAGACGGTGGAGGGGCTGATTCGGGCGATTGAGGAGGTTGGGCCGGCGATTGTGGAGAggttgaagagggagagtgCGGGGGAAGTGTCGACGAGAAggttgggggagaggggtcATGGTCCTGTTGTGCATCATTGAGGGGTGGGTCTGGTTCGTATGTGTCtactaatatttagatatattttggGATGTTTTTGTAGAAACAAAAGTCTGGGCTATAGATGGGATGGTATAAATATAGAGGgtacatacacatacatatAGGGTGGGCATATAACGAGGAATACAGTGAATGAGATGATGAGCTTATATATGAATGCACTGTGGATTGTAACCATGGATATCTCATGCAACTACTAATTACTACCACCCTCATCCATATATACACCCCCGGTGTACTCCCTCAACTAATTACCAATCTCCGCCCGTCTCTCAAGCACGCTTCTCGCCTCCGCCTCAGTCAAACTCTCGATCCCCAGTTCTGCAAGCACAACCCGCGCGCTCTCATTATCCTTGAAGAGTCGCTTCTCAACCTCCCATAGCCCGGGGCGTGTATCTCCCTCGACTTCTGAGTCCTCCGTTGTAGTGGTAGTCTTCGCATCAGCCGAATTCTCCAGTCCTAACAAAATAAGACCCTCCGCTAGTTTCTTCATGCTCTTGATAGAACTGCCAGCTGTTGGCTGCCCTGCTCCGCTTCCTAGCGCAGTGTCAACGACACTGCAGAGATGTTCGACGTCGCTGATGAATTGGGCGGCGCCGGCTGCGGAGAAAGTGTTTCTTGTGAGTACACTGCTCCAGAAGTAGGTctggatggcgaggaggacCTGGCGGGTGATGCGGCGGAGCGGGGCGACGCCCAGTGCGCGGGAGAGGAAGGTAATTTCGGTGGAGAGGGTGCGCATTGCTGGTGCGAGGTCggaagtgggagggagaggagtggtggtgttaCTCGTGGAAATGGAAGCCCAGGTGGAGACGCGGGAATAGGGTTTCAAAGCAGAGCGCACGTTTGAAGTGAGAgtggaggtgatgatggattctgAACGGAGGCGGAGACGGCGGTAGGCGGAGGCGGTCTCGTCGAAGAGAGCGCCATCTGTTGAGGATGCACCGCTGCTTTGGCCGTGGTTGTTGTTCACGGCTTGGGAGGTGCGGGATGCGACGTCTGCGATGGACATGGTGCCCGCTACGTTCTTGCCGCCGTCCTTGTTTTGTCGAACGCGGTCTTGGAGCTCGGTCCAGAgttcgacgaagaagacttcGTTGCTCCagtcttccatcttcttctcgagGTATTCCGCGCTGCCGAAGACTCGGCAGAGTCGTTCGAGTCCGGCCACGCCTTCGATGCTGGCGGCATCGGCGCCTTGGACGGTGCGGCCAATGGCGGAGGTCATGGCGAGGTAGGCTTCGAGTGCAGAGTGCAGGCGTTCGTGGAATTGGTCGAAAATGGTGATTTGGATGTCGATGAGGAAGCGCAGCTTCTGGCTGAACGAAGACAAGGGCTGGTAGCGCTCCGTTATTGTCTCGAGAAGATCGTTCACCCGAATTGCAGCCTTGGTAGGCTTGGTTGAAGTGAGGTCGACGCCTTCATAGTCGATGTGGCCGCTATCCGGGGTGTCGACGATCTCCTTGTAGCGGGCCAATGCGAATTCCTTTTCGACCTGAAGCCAGCGGTCAAACCAGCCTTGCTTGGTCAGGACTTCCCAAGTCATTCCCCGCCAGTCGTCGGTGGAGTAAGGATCCGGTAGGTAGTTCCACGACTCGCGAACTTCGTTGTCAAAGTTCATCAATTCATGCATGAAGTGGCTCAGCAGCTGCGGGTGATTCGAGATCTGAGGTAGAAACGTAGTTATCTTATGATTCAGCACTGGCAGAAGCGCTGTGATATAAGCATGAGAGGCATTGTAGAAGTTCCACGCTATATCAGTGCCGACATTCTGTGCCTCTTGGTCGAAGATGGGTTGGAGGAACGAGGCGAAGAATCCTCCAAAGTTGTTGATCAGGTCCATAACATGAGCCAGGAAATACTCGGGCTGCCCTGAGTTAGAAACTAGTTTTCGTTGCTGCAAAAACATGTACGTACCTTGTCAAGCCTATTTGTCGGCTTGTCTCCGCTGAAATGGTACTTGAAGCGCAGTTCGAGCGGATGCACCATGACTTCCAATGGTAGTAGAACTGGCGGCTCGGCGCCATGGTGTTTCGACACAGAGGTATGAGACTCGAGCTCCCTATAGCTGACTGGTTACCCAAGTATTGAAGTTGACCTTGATGCCACGTACGGTTTCTGCAGGCCCAGAAGCAGTTCCACATTCTCCCTCCACTGTGCCTGTATATCCTCCGGGAAGTGTAGTTCCTTCGAGGGCCATTTCATCTGCTCCATCGTTCCCTGTAGTCGTTGGGCGAAGTCTGATTTCATTTGCTCCCTGAGGGCGGACGATAGCTTTCCCACGTAGTCGACCAGGTGAGGGGCAGCCCCTTCTGCAGCTGGCTGAGCATCTTTGAGGGACTGGGCAACGTTGCGTAGTCGGGTATATGACTGGATCGCGATCTGCGGTTGATCTTTGATGTTGTTCAAGGCCTCCTTGCTGTTTTCAGGATCAGCGACCGTTGTCTTGCTTAACATGTTACTATTCCATACCTCAGCTCTTCCGCCTCCT
It contains:
- a CDS encoding RINT-1 family protein (COG:D,U;~EggNog:ENOG410PI2T;~InterPro:IPR007528,IPR042044;~PFAM:PF04437;~go_component: GO:0005783 - endoplasmic reticulum [Evidence IEA];~go_process: GO:0048193 - Golgi vesicle transport [Evidence IEA]); translated protein: MSWSKGRKCPRRTSVLSSHERTRVEDYLNDKLQVTADLESLDSLLSSLRAQHELQRKQLAEAHEALSNATKASEDHAEATRKQAEAFNEQQADIDRRLKELTGSDSSDEAAKRFEASIEKLRRLEISRGYMTLLKEAEELSKEALNNIKDQPQIAIQSYTRLRNVAQSLKDAQPAAEGAAPHLVDYVGKLSSALREQMKSDFAQRLQGTMEQMKWPSKELHFPEDIQAQWRENVELLLGLQKPELESHTSVSKHHGAEPPVLLPLEVMVHPLELRFKYHFSGDKPTNRLDKPEYFLAHVMDLINNFGGFFASFLQPIFDQEAQNVGTDIAWNFYNASHAYITALLPVLNHKITTFLPQISNHPQLLSHFMHELMNFDNEVRESWNYLPDPYSTDDWRGMTWEVLTKQGWFDRWLQVEKEFALARYKEIVDTPDSGHIDYEGVDLTSTKPTKAAIRVNDLLETITERYQPLSSFSQKLRFLIDIQITIFDQFHERLHSALEAYLAMTSAIGRTVQGADAASIEGVAGLERLCRVFGSAEYLEKKMEDWSNEVFFVELWTELQDRVRQNKDGGKNVAGTMSIADVASRTSQAVNNNHGQSSGASSTDGALFDETASAYRRLRLRSESIITSTLTSNVRSALKPYSRVSTWASISTSNTTTPLPPTSDLAPAMRTLSTEITFLSRALGVAPLRRITRQVLLAIQTYFWSSVLTRNTFSAAGAAQFISDVEHLCSVVDTALGSGAGQPTAGSSIKSMKKLAEGLILLGLENSADAKTTTTTEDSEVEGDTRPGLWEVEKRLFKDNESARVVLAELGIESLTEAEARSVLERRAEIGN
- a CDS encoding pyridoxal phosphate-dependent decarboxylase family protein (COG:E;~EggNog:ENOG410PJ7Y;~InterPro:IPR015424,IPR002129,IPR015421;~PFAM:PF00282;~go_function: GO:0003824 - catalytic activity [Evidence IEA];~go_function: GO:0016831 - carboxy-lyase activity [Evidence IEA];~go_function: GO:0030170 - pyridoxal phosphate binding [Evidence IEA];~go_process: GO:0019752 - carboxylic acid metabolic process [Evidence IEA]); its protein translation is MASAPPASRADEVQNVSHALFSLLTSWRIFLNPSSCLYEPLASSYPPIRTILTALTALQLLKAVEDLLIPFIRSADEDPLAQQSLHNGTNGDSKPRGTALVEHKKPEELQKLLQLDLPDQGTGQDGLIEVLRKVLRYSVNTWHQGFLDKLYASTNAPGVASELILAALNTNVHVYQVSPALTVIEKHTGKQLASLFGLNGPRAGGISVQGGSASNTTSIVIARNNLYPSTKKDGNGNYRFVLFTSAHGHYSIEKAAQMLGLGSSSVWAVPIDKQGRMIPSELEALVQKALAENRTPFYVNATAGTTVLGSFDPFHEIAAICKKYNLWFHVDGSWGGSFIFSSSQRAKLSGAEKADSIAINPHKMLGVPVTCSFLLAADIRRFHLANTLPAGYLFHNDDTAAAAPDSLNGETELVVDSPEVWDLADLTLQCGRRADSLKLFLSWTYYGTAGYEQQIDSACAVAAHLATLVEQNPNFVLVSENPPPCLQVCFHYAPNRAYVHPRGLVSNETERGKANSKVTEQITHAIVGKGFMVDFAPPSGDEDAVGNGKFFRCVVNVQTTRETVEGLIRAIEEVGPAIVERLKRESAGEVSTRRLGERGHGPVVHH